A part of Setaria viridis chromosome 8, Setaria_viridis_v4.0, whole genome shotgun sequence genomic DNA contains:
- the LOC117834636 gene encoding LOW QUALITY PROTEIN: probable E3 ubiquitin-protein ligase ARI10 (The sequence of the model RefSeq protein was modified relative to this genomic sequence to represent the inferred CDS: deleted 1 base in 1 codon), whose product MARGDGDDDSSCHRNKRRRGSGGHEDGESSHNIRCLVSAGDFSDADNSGGSGVDDMDNDNDVCGTDGDGDGDCVGEDDIYDGSDDAGGYLEEEETMAEGLQAASAAVAKKLYAVLTEDAILDRQQKAAADVAEVLSIPSSFAVVLLRHFKWRTSRVKEEWFSDERRVRDAVGMPADSVPVPMALSRRRLACGICFGTFSAGKTRSAACSSHFYCVSCWHGYIHAAVGDGPRCLSLRCPDPACSAAVVQDLVDAVTLAEDKDRYARFALRSFVEDGGGGIKWCPAPGCAHAVELVGDHAGDDSRDVFCDCRHGFCWRCSEEAHRPVSCDTVRAWLAKNSSEEETANWILTKTKSCPKCWRAIEKNQGCNHMRCSAPCGHQFCWICLDPWNNHHRCSRYNYDQRPVVDDEPAAAAGGQGKAARKEKMRRRQAKASLDRYLYHYERWAANRTSIRKTLEDMDHLQRSGLKKMAATLEIPVTELKFLTKAYELIADGRRVMRWVYAYGYYLDPVRDKAKRGLFDHLQDDANSWLESLHSCAELERRKFSLNGEGVGADAMNETYRAYKKKLEDLTRATEHYFGNLVKAFETDMPEFNSVKK is encoded by the exons ATGGCAAGAGGTGACGGTGACGACGATAGCAGCTGCCATCGCAACAAGAGGCGCCGTGGATCCGGCGGCCATGAGGACGGCGAGAGCAGCCACAACATAAGATGCCTAGTTTCTGCTGGGGACTTTTCGGACGCCGACAacagcggcggctccggcgTTGACGACATGGACAACGACAACGACGTTTGTGGAAcggacggcgacggggacggggactGCGTCGGCGAGGACGACATCTACGACGGCAGCGATGACGCCGGAGGGTatctagaggaggaagaaacgaTGGCCGAAGGTTTGcaggccgcctccgccgccgtcgccaagaAGCTATACGCCGTTCTAACTGAAGACGCTATCCTCGATCGGCAACAGAAGGCGGCGGCAGATGTCGCCGAGGTCCTGTCGATCCCGTCAAGCTTCGCCGTCGTCCTGCTCCGGCACTTCAAGTGGCGAACAAGCCGGGTCAAGGAGGAGTGGTTCTCCGACGAGCGGCGCGTACGAGACGCCGTCGGCATGCCGGCGGACAGCGTCCCCGTGCCCATGGCGCTCAGCCGCCGGCGCCTCGCCTGCGGCATATGCTTCGGTACATTCAGCGCC GGCAAGACGAGATCGGCGGCGTGCTCCTCCCACTTCTACTGCGTCTCGTGCTGGCACGGGTacatccacgccgccgtcggcgatgGCCCGCGGTGCCTGTCGCTGCGGTGCCCGGACCcggcctgctccgccgccgtcgtccaggACCTCGTCGACGCGGTGACCCTTGCCGAGGACAAGGACCGGTACGCGCGGTTCGCGCTCCGGTCGTTcgtcgaggacggcggcggcggcatcaagTGGTGCCCGGCCCCCGGCTGCGCCCACGCCGTGGAGCTCGTcggcgaccacgccggcgacgaCTCCAGGGACGTGTTCTGCGACTGCCGGCACGGCTTCTGCTGGCGCTGCAGCGAGGAGGCGCACCGGCCGGTGTCGTGCGACACGGTGCGCGCGTGGCTGGCCAAGAACAGCTCCGAAGAGGAGACGGCGAACTGGATCCTGACCAAGACGAAGAGCTGCCCCAAGTGCTGGCGGGCGATCGAGAAGAACCAGGGCTGCAACCACATGCGCTGCAGTGCCCCATGCGGTCACCAGTTCTGCTGGATCTGCTTGGACCCCTGGAACAATCACCACCGGTGCTCCCGCTACAATTACGACCAGCGACCGGTGGTTGACGACGagccagcagccgccgccggtgggcaGGGCAAGGcggcgaggaaggagaagatgcGACGGCGGCAGGCCAAGGCGTCGCTGGACAGGTACTTGTACCACTACGAGCGGTGGGCGGCCAACCGCACGTCGATACGCAAGACGCTCGAGGACATGGACCATCTTCAGAGGTCCGGGCTCAAGAAAATGGCTGCCACGCTGGAAATCCCGGTGACGGAGTTGAAGTTCCTCACCAAGGCGTATGAGCTGATCGCCGACGGCCGGCGGGTGATGCGGTGGGTCTACGCGTATGGCTACTACCTGGACCCGGTGCGTGACAAGGCGAAGCGCGGCCTGTTCGACCACCTGCAGGATGACGCCAACTCGTGGCTGGAGAGCCTGCACTCCTGCGCCGAGCTGGAGAGGAGGAAGTTCTCCTTGAACGGAGAGGGCGTAGGCGCAGACGCCATGAACGAGACGTACAGGGCCTACAAGAAGAAGCTCGAGGACCTCACCCGCGCAACGGAACACTACTTTGGGAACCTCGTGAAGGCGTTCGAGACCGACATGCCCGAGTTCAATTCAGTGAAGAAGTAG